From Corvus cornix cornix isolate S_Up_H32 chromosome 5, ASM73873v5, whole genome shotgun sequence, the proteins below share one genomic window:
- the POLR2L gene encoding DNA-directed RNA polymerases I, II, and III subunit RPABC5 — MIIPVRCFTCGKIVGNKWEAYLGLLQAEYTEGDALDALGLKRYCCRRMLLAHVDLIEKLLNYAPLEK; from the exons ATGATCATCCCGGTCAGGTGCTTCACGTGCGGCAAAATAGTGGGGAACAAGTGGGAAGCCTACCTTGGCCTTCTGCAGGCGGAGTACACGGAAGg AGATGCCCTGGATGCCCTTGGCTTGAAGAGATACTGCTGCCGCAGAATGCTCCTCGCCCATGTGGATCTGATCGAGAAGCTTTTGAATTATGCACCCCTGGAgaaatga